One Helianthus annuus cultivar XRQ/B chromosome 12, HanXRQr2.0-SUNRISE, whole genome shotgun sequence genomic region harbors:
- the LOC110869097 gene encoding protein prenyltransferase alpha subunit repeat-containing protein 1, with protein sequence MEPSYLLKQLEFILDSDPLIDEVGFVHPSQFAAITDTSVPTEANPTETAFWSRDHKLGISTDIIHPLYNAAKHAFMSSLKQYNTLTDLHTEKVVSDTSNVISSSYSLPNLECEVMKHSRALLLLSCDFGTAWNCRKQVVSKKQNVTLYFDELTLSTLVLSYSPKSERAWTHRRWVIKRIAGKSTNLQEVLKNESELAKKIAEKSKMNYRAWNHRCWLVSYMPKNQIIDELVNNRDWAGLHVADNSCFHYRTRLMSRTLEDSWYKQDSNESPSHTTELYQLWKDELTWSETLIKRYIGREALWLYRRFLSLCWIKHFAAHMGGTHVELFLDNELLLFRSCKTIPDNVFEDYESQAMFAATYIMWLIKQMDELQSMEIREKVGEEIEEVLNKVCPNKAFLWDLVRIKSGNC encoded by the exons ATGGAGCCTTCGTATCTACTGAAGCAGTTAGAGTTTATTCTCGATTCCGATCCTTTAAT TGATGAAGTGGGGTTCGTTCATCCGTCTCAGTTTGCTGCCATAACCGACACATCTGTTCCAACTGAAGCTAATCCTACCGAGACGGCTTTCTGGAGTAGAGATCACAAATTAGGCATCTCAACCGACATTATCCACCCATTATACAATGCTGCTAAACATGCATTTATGTCTTCCCTAAAGCAGTATAACACGCTGACCGATTTACACACAGAGAAAGTGGTATCGGACACCAGTAACGTCATAAGCTCTTCATATTCTTTACCTAATCTTGAATGTGAAGTAATGAAGCATAGTCGGGCACTTTTGCTGCTGAGTTGTGATTTTGGAACTGCATGGAATTGCAG GAAGCAAGTTGTTTCGAAGAAGCAAAATGTTACGTTATATTTTGATGAGCTAACGTTATCAACTTTGGTTCTTTCGTATTCACCAAAAAGCGAGCGTGCTTGGACTCATAG GCGATGGGTGATTAAGAGGATAGCTGGCAAGAGTACAAATCTGCAAGAAGTTTTGAAAAACGAATCTGAATTAGCTAAAAAAATAGCAGAG AAGTCAAAGATGAACTACCGTGCATGGAATCATCGTTGTTGGTTAGTTTCTTACATGCCCAAAAATCAG ATAATTGACGAGTTGGTTAATAATCGAGATTGGGCTGGATTGCATGTTGCTGATAACTCTTGCTTTCACTACCGAACA CGGTTGATGAGCAGGACATTAGAAGATTCATGGTATAAACAAGATTCAAACGAAAGCCCTTCACATACTACCGAACTATATCAACTTTGGAAG GACGAGCTTACCTGGAGTGAAACGTTAATCAAGCGTTACATAGGAAGAGAG GCTTTATGGCTTTATCGCCGGTTCCTCTCTCTCTGCTGGATAAAACATTTTGCAGCTCATATGGGTGGGACCCATGTTGAGTTATTTCTGGATAATGAGTTACTACTCTTTCGCTCGTGTAAGACTATTCCAGATAATGTTTTTGAGGATTATGAATCACAAGCAATGTTTGCAGCTACTTATATAATGTGGTTGATCAAG CAAATGGATGAGCTTCAAAGTATGGAGATTCGAGAAAAGGTTGGAGAAGAAATTGAAGAAGTTTTGAATAAGGTATGCCCCAATAAGGCTTTTCTTTGGGATCTTGTGAGGATTAAAAGTGGAAATTGCTAA
- the LOC110869098 gene encoding pentatricopeptide repeat-containing protein At3g04760, chloroplastic — MISAEFSPTFFPFNSHPKHTAVSHYHCSVITCRNPNPNPNQNPNSKTSSNVKLSTNLNSTQLQTRNYKETHFIKLLNRSCKAGKYEESLNFLEAMVGRGYKPDVILCTKLIKGLFNSKRAEMALKVIQILESYGEPDVFAYNAVISGFCKLNQIDSANQVLDRMKNHGFSPDVVTYNILIGSLCSRGKLSLAMKMLRQLLDDDCNPTVITYTILIEATILEGGIDEAMKLLDEMLDRGLRPDMYTYNAIIRGLCREGMMDEAFEFVRSLPSKGCKPDVISYNILLRALLNQRRWGDGERLMTEMFSRKCDLNAVTYSILISSLCRDGKVDEALSMLKIMVESGLTPDAFTFDPLISAFCKEGRLDVAISFLDYMISSGCLPDIVNYNTVLSALCKNGNADEAMQIFERLGDTGCPPDVSTYNTMISALWYNKEKEKALNMVSEMIRQGVEPDEITYNALISCLCRDGLVDEAIGLLESMENNGFIPTVITYNIVLLGLCKAHRIDEAIHVLDEMVEKGCKPNQTTYILLVEGFGFSGKRAEALDLGNLLFKMRAISEESIKRLKKTFPLPDSQEYLY, encoded by the coding sequence ATGATTTCTGCAGAATTCTCACCAACATTCTTCCCCTTCAACTCTCACCCCAAACACACTGCAGTTTCCCACTACCATTGCTCTGTTATAACCTGCAGAAACCCTAATCCCAACCCCAACCAAAACCCTAACAGCAAAACCTCTTCAAATGTCAAACTTTCCACCAATCTAAACTCAACCCAGTTGCAAACCCGCAACTATAAAGAAACCCATTTCATCAAACTGCTTAACAGATCCTGTAAAGCAGGAAAATACGAAGAATCACTCAATTTTCTAGAGGCTATGGTTGGTAGGGGGTACAAGCCTGATGTCATCCTTTGTACAAAGCTTATTAAGGGTTTGTTTAACTCGAAGCGGGCCGAAATGGCCCTCAAGGTTATTCAGATACTCGAGAGTTATGGCGAACCGGATGTGTTTGCGTATAATGCAGTGATCAGTGGGTTTTGTAAGTTGAATCAAATCGATTCGGCTAATCAAGTGTTGGACCGGATGAAGAATCATGGGTTTTCGCCAGATGTGGTTACTTATAACATTTTGATTGGGAGTTTGTGTAGTAGAGGGAAGTTAAGTTTGGCTATGAAGATGTTGAGACAGTTGCTGGATGATGATTGTAATCCGACGGTGATCACGTACACGATTTTGATCGAGGCGACGATTCTTGAAGGGGGGATCGATGAAGCGATGAAGCTTTTGGATGAAATGTTGGATAGAGGGCTGCGGCCTGATATGTATACGTATAATGCGATAATTCGAGGGTTATGTAGAGAAGGAATGATGGATGAGGCTTTCGAATTCGTTAGAAGTTTACCGTCGAAAGGGTGTAAACCGGATGTGATCTCGTACAACATTCTGTTACGAGCATTGTTGAATCAACGAAGATGGGGTGATGGAGAGAGGTTAATGACGGAAATGTTTTCGAGAAAATGTGACCTGAACGCGGTTACTTACAGCATTTTGATCAGCTCGTTGTGTCGCGATGGGAAGGTAGATGAAGCTTTGAGTATGTTGAAGATCATGGTGGAAAGTGGACTTACGCCGGATGCGTTTACGTTTGATCCTTTGATTTCGGCTTTTTGTAAAGAAGGTAGACTCGACGTCGCGATTAGTTTCTTGGATTACATGATATCGAGCGGTTGTTTACCCGATATAGTAAATTACAACACGGTTTTATCGGCTTTGTGTAAAAATGGAAATGCAGATGAAGCAATGCAGATTTTTGAAAGATTAGGGGACACAGGGTGTCCACCTGATGTAAGTACTTATAACACAATGATAAGCGCTTTATGGTATAATAAAGAGAAGGAAAAGGCGTTAAATATGGTTTCGGAGATGATAAGACAAGGAGTCGAACCGGATGAGATCACGTATAATGCGCTTATCTCGTGTTTATGTAGAGACGGGTTGGTAGATGAGGCAATCGGGCTGTTGGAAAGTATGGAAAATAACGGATTTATACCCACCGTTATAACTTACAACATTGTGCTTCTTGGATTGTGTAAAGCTCATAGAATCGACGAGGCGATTCATGTTTTGGACGAAATGGTCGAAAAGGGTTGCAAACCGAACCAAACGACCTACATTTTGCTAGTGGAAGGGTTCGGGTTCTCAGGCAAGAGAGCCGAGGCTTTGGATTTGGGTAATTTGTTATTCAAAATGAGAGCGATTTCAGAAGAATCGATCAAACGGTTGAAAAAGACTTTCCCATTGCCAGATTCTCAAGAATACTTGTACTAA
- the LOC110869099 gene encoding pentatricopeptide repeat-containing protein At1g08610, translated as MLQNLNFISDQVNLTSLVNHHSLVSPVKTQLHEPWVRVASSQRLGHSLRCQVCVDRITETRVDSWKKNQHEVREDASSGRAFVNNDEQSNNALLQSLCRQWELLKAARLVALMSRRNQIPDFDWCMKLIRGLVKHNYTERATEVLSCMVMSGGVPDILTYNTLINGLCKNRRIDAALDLLEGMSVSGCPPDAGTYNAIIRVMLEHGYLNQAVSFWKDQLAKGCEPYASTSSVLIELVCKSRGVIRAIDVLQDLAVHGCNPDLVTYNSIVNVTSKRGNFGDTILVINDLLSNGMEPNTTMYTTLIHSFFNHGYVDKVDEVLSLMNVTSNAPTMVTYNILINGFCQYGYLDRAIGFFNEMVLSDCSPDIITYNTLLRALRDVGMTDLSLQIVDCLKDSNTPPSLISYNILIDGLAKRGHMEKAVGLYQEILKEKKVVPDDVTHRTLIWGFCHADMVDEAVEMLEVMEINGHKATHSTYKYIIRKLCRKQKLDDAIKVLEMLVSSPNRPYGSMFYVDMLESLFADGMHEEAKQLQQKLTEGMDG; from the coding sequence ATGTTGCAGAACTTGAATTTCATTTCTGATCAAGTCAACCTCACTTCACTTGTTAACCATCATTCGCTCGTCTCTCCTGTCAAAACTCAGCTACATGAACCATGGGTCAGAGTTGCTAGCTCACAAAGATTAGGTCATTCGTTACGTTGTCAAGTTTGTGTTGACAGAATCACCGAAACCAGAGTAGATTCATGGAAAAAGAACCAGCATGAAGTTAGGGAAGACGCGTCTTCCGGTAGGGCTTTCGTGAACAACGATGAGCAATCTAACAACGCTCTTCTACAGAGTTTATGCAGACAGTGGGAGTTGCTAAAAGCAGCAAGATTGGTAGCTTTAATGAGCCGAAGAAACCAAATACCCGACTTTGATTGGTGCATGAAGTTAATCAGAGGTCTCGTTAAGCACAACTATACCGAAAGAGCTACTGAGGTCTTGAGTTGTATGGTTATGTCTGGTGGGGTCCCCGATATCCTCACTTACAATACGCTAATCAACGGTTTATGCAAGAACAGACGTATAGACGCCGCTCTTGATCTTCTAGAAGGCATGAGTGTATCCGGTTGCCCTCCGGATGCTGGTACGTATAACGCTATAATCCGTGTTATGCTCGAACATGGTTATCTTAACCAAGCCGTTTCGTTTTGGAAGGATCAACTAGCCAAAGGTTGTGAACCGTATGCGAGTACTAGCTCTGTTCTTATCGAGTTAGTTTGCAAGTCGCGCGGAGTTATAAGAGCTATAGACGTCTTACAAGATTTAGCGGTTCATGGTTGTAATCCCGATTTAGTAACCTACAATTCGATTGTTAACGTAACGAGTAAAAGAGGGAATTTCGGAGATACGATTTTAGTTATAAACGATCTTTTATCTAACGGCATGGAGCCGAATACGACAATGTACACAACGCTTATCCACTCGTTTTTTAACCATGGTTACGTGGATAAGGTAGACGAGGTTTTATCTTTAATGAACGTAACATCTAACGCCCCGACTATGGTTACATACAATATTTTGATAAATGGGTTTTGCCAGTACGGGTATCTTGATCGTGCTATTGGCTTTTTCAATGAAATGGTGTTGAGCGATTGTTCTCCGGACATCATCACTTACAACACGCTTCTGCGCGCTCTGCGTGATGTAGGAATGACGGATCTGTCCCTGCAGATTGTAGACTGCTTAAAAGACAGTAATACCCCTCCAAGTTTGATAAGTTACAACATTCTGATCGACGGGTTAGCGAAACGGGGTCATATGGAGAAAGCGGTTGGTTTATATCAAGAAATATTGAAAGAAAAAAAGGTTGTTCCTGATGATGTTACTCATAGAACCTTGATTTGGGGGTTTTGTCATGCTGATATGGTCGACGAGGCTGTCGAAATGTTGGAAGTGATGGAGATAAACGGGCATAAAGCTACACATAGTACTTATAAGTACATTATTCGTAAGTTATGTCGAAAACAGAAACTAGACGATGCGATTAAGGTTTTAGAAATGTTGGTCTCGAGCCCAAACAGACCGTACGGTTCAATGTTTTATGTGGATATGCTTGAAAGTTTGTTTGCAGATGGTATGCATGAAGAAGCTAAGCAACTACAACAGAAACTAACCGAAGGGATGGATGGTTAA